The region TTGAATCTATCTGTTTACCCCCTCATTAACACCTCAACAGCTATGAAAAAGTTAAGCGTTCCTTTCTCCAGACTGCATACTACCGGAAATGAGCTAATTTACCTGCAACAGGCTATCGAGAATGGTCAAACCGCAGGTGATGGCTTGTTTACAAAACGATGTCAGTCCTGGCTGGAAGAGCATTTTGGCAGTCAGAAGGTTTTACTTACAAACTCTTGCACAGCCGCGTTGGAAATGGCAGCAATTTTGGCAGATATCCAACCTGGTGATGAAGTAATCATGCCATCCTACACATTTGTCTCCACTGCAAACGCTGTTGTATTAAGAGGGGGAATTCCAGTATTTGTTGATGTACGCCCTGATACTTTGAACCTGGATGAATCACAGGTAGAGGCAGCAATTACATCGAAAACTAAAGCAATTTCACCTGTGCACTATGCTGGGGTCGGTTGCGAGATGGATGAAATTCTGGCGATCGCGAATCGTCATGGGCTGACTGTAATTGAGGATGCTGCTCAAGGTTCCTTTGCTCAATACCAAGGTAAACCTTTGGGAACCTTTGGACATTTAGCTGCATTCAGCTTTCATGCCACCAAAAATATTGTGTCTGGCGAAGGCGGAGCTCTTGTGATTAATGATCCAAAGATGGTTGAACGGGCAGAAATCATTTGGGAAAAAGGCACAAATCGCAGTCAGTTTTTCCGGGGTGAAGTTGATAAATATACCTGGATTGATGTTGGGTCGTCTTTCTTACCCAGTGAACTAACTGCAGCGTTCCTCTATGCTCAACTAGAATGCGGTGAGGAAATTACTCAGCGTCGATTAGCCTTCTGGAATCGCTATCATTGGGCATTTGCCAAGCTAGAGTTTGAAGGATTGGCGAATCGTCCTAAAATTCCGCTTCACTGCCAGCACAATGCTCATATCTATCACTTGATGCTGGATAGTTTAGAAACTCGAACCCGAGTACTCTCCTATCTCAAAGAGCGCGGAGTTCAGGCAACGTTCCACTATGCCCCCTTGCACAGTTCACCTGCTGGACAAAAGTTTGGGCGGTTCGTAGGAGATATGGCGGTAACCAATGACATTGCTGATCGCATCTTGCGGTTACCCATGTCTGCCAATATGACGTTAGAAGAGGTAGATCAAATTATTACCCTGGTGTTTGAGGCATTAGGAACTCATTGGAGTGTACGGAACATGTTCTACCAGCCTTATCATCAGCAAAAGGTTGTGCAACCAGATCGGGACCTAACACGAGTCTAGCTAGCCATTGTTTAGAGATGAGGTGAGAGTAGTGGAGAAGGGCTTCGGCTATTCTCCACTTTTTTGCCATCAGGGTTGCAAAAGAACAAGGCTACAGCGTTCAATGGCAGCTAGACCTTTTAACGATGTGACTATGACTTGTCAGGCAACGCTGGCTCAGCTAACTTCTCTTCTCGATGCAACTCCTGTTAATGTACTGGATTCTGTGTTGCCAACTCTTGCAACTGCGATTAACACAGATACTCGCAGTCTTCAACCTGGGGAAGTATTTTTGGCATTGCGGGGAGAAACTTTTGATGGTCACTCGTTTGTTGAAACCGCTTTTGAGAAGGGGGCAATCGCAGCAATTGTTGATTCTCCCGCTCCTATCCCTTATCCCTTTTTACAAGTTCCAGATACCCTGAAGGCTTATCAAGCAATCGCCCACTGGTGGCGAACTCAGTTCACAAACCCTGTCATCGCAGTCACAGGTTCTGTGGGCAAAACTACCACGAAAGAACTGATTGCAGCCGTTTTGTCAGTGCCTCGCAGTTCAGACTTTACGCCTCAAGTGCTGAAAACTCAGGCGAATTTTAACAATGAGATTGGGGTGCCCAAAACCCTCTTAGAACTGGGTTCCAACCATGATTACGCGATTGTTGAAATGGGGATGCGGGCACGAGGAGAAATCGCCCTACTGAGCCAGATTACCCAACCGGATATTGCCGTCATTACGAATGTGGGAACCGCACACATTGGACGCCTGGGATCAGAGGCAGCGATCGCCCAGGCAAAATGTGAACTCTTAGCTGAAATGCCCACTAGCAGCATCGCTGTTTTGAATCACGACAATCCCTTACTGCTGCACACTGCACAATCCATCTGGCAAGGCAAAACTATCACGTTTGGGCTGGAAGGGGGTGATATTCAAGGGCAACTGGTATCTCCCGAAATATTGCGCGTCGATGGAATTGATTTGCCGTTGCCCCTCGCTGGTCGCCATAACGCTTTAAACTACTTGGCAGCGCTGGCAGTTGCCAAAGTTCTAGGGCTGGATTGGGCACCCTTAACTGCTGGATTATCTGTTGAGTTGCCAGGTGGACGAGCAAAACGGCTGGAGTTACCAAATGATGTGGTGATTTTGGATGAAACCTATAATGCTGGACTGGAATCTATGTTGGCATCATTGCATCTGCTAGCGCAAACCTCTGGTCGGCGTCGTATCGCTGTATTAGGCACAATGAAAGAGTTGGGAGAGCAATCGCCGAAGTTTCATTACCAAGTTGGCGCCTTTGTGCAGCAACTCCAGCTTGATCACCTGCTGATTTTGGCAGAAGAACCGGAAGCCAGCGCTATGCAGGATGGAGCAGGCAACGTTCCGGCTGAAAAATTTACGAATCATGTCGCAGTCGTGGAGCGCTTGCAAGAGCTAGTGCAACCGGGCGATCGCTTATTGTTCAAAGCGTCTCGTGCTGTAGCGTTAGATCGGGTCGTCGCGCAGTTTAGGCAGGACTATGAGAGTTGTTCAAGCTCGAAGCCAGTTTAGTTTTTCACGTAGACTGGAATAGTCCGCTTTTGTTATTAAGTTGGTGATTGGCGATGGTTTCCCCTTCAACGGTTGCTCCAAATTCCACAGCCTCTTTGGTCAAAATGGCTCAACGCACCAGAGCCAGTGCCCGTTTGTTAGGAACAACGCCAACCGAGCAAAAAAATCAGGCATTAGAAGCGATCGCTCAATCGTTAGAAACCTCTGCACTAGATATTTTGGCTGCAAACCAGGCAGACTGTGAGGCAGCCAAGGCAGAAGGCATTCCCAATTCGTTGTATGCTCGCTTGAAACTGGATGACACAAAACTGCAAAGTGCGATCGCAGGTGTGCGCGATGTTGCCAAGCTGCCTGATCCTGTAGGAACTGTACAACTTCATCGAGAATTGGATACGGGATTAGAACTGAAACGAGTTACCTGTCCATTGGGCATATTAGGGGTGATTTTTGAAGCCCGCCCCGATGCAGTCGTACAAATTTCCAGTCTGGCAGTGAAGTCTGGTAATGGGGTGATTCTCAAAGGAGGTAAGGAGGCAATTCGCTCTTGCGAAGCACTGGTAAAAGCCATTCATCATGGCTTGGAACAGGTTGGCATTGATCCAGCCGTAGTGCAACTGTTGACCACGCGAGAAGAAACCCTGGAATTGCTAAAGCTTGACCAGTACGTGGACTTGATTATTCCCAGAGGCTCGAATTCGTTTGTGCGTTTTGTGCAAGACAACACTCGCATTCCCGTGTTGGGACACGCTGATGGCATTTGCCATGTGTATGTGGACAAAGCCGCTAATATTCAGCAGGCGATCGCCATTACGGTAGACTCCAAAATTCAATATCCGGCAGCTTGCAATGCTGTAGAAACATTGTTAGTGCATCAAGCGATCGCAACAGATTTTTTGCTAGAAGCAGTCACCATTCTGCAAGGCAAAAATGTGGAACTGCGAGGGGATGCTCGCACGCTGGATATTCTCAATATCAAGCCCGCTACTGAAGCAGATTGGTCTACTGAATATGGTGATCTAATTCTGGCAATTAAAATTGTCGATTCCTTAGACGACGCGATCTCCCATATCAATACTTATGGATCAAGACATACGGAAGCAATCGTCACAAACAATGCTGAAACGGCAAAAATCTTCATGTCCCAAGTGGATGCCGCTGGCGTCTATCATAACTGTTCCACGCGCTTTGCTGACGGCTTCCGCTATGGTTTTGGTGCAGAAGTCGGCATCAGCACACAGAAAATGCCGCCTCGTGGGCCCGTTGGGTTAGAAGGCTTAGTGACTTACAAATATCAACTGGAAGGGAACGGACATATTGTTGCGACCTATGCGGGCTCGAATGCAAAACCATTTACACATCGGGATTTGGCTTGACTCTTACGAGTGATCTACCATCTTTCGATAACGCTCCTAAGCTATATTAAAAACCAAGTAATTTAGGTAAAAACCAAGTGATTTAGAACAACCGTAGAGCTACTTTGATCTAAGTAAAATTAGCCTTTTTTTTCAGGAACCGAGCATTTTTTCTTAAAGAATTGGGACAAGCAGGTTGTCATTGCAAAAGCAGCAAGGATAGAAATCATTATTCTTGAGCATTGCGAATCGTCCAGGGTGCAATGAGCATTGCCAATGAACTACCCCGCTGCAAGCAGACGGGGTATCAGAATCAAAAAAGAGTAAGCTGCTCATCTCGGTGTAGCTTGAGATATTCGTTACCCTGATTTTTGACGTAGTTCGCAATCATCCCTTCATCCCCGTGTTTCCCAACTGTACTTGCAAAATAGCCATCACTCCAAAACTCTCCACCCCATAGCTTTTGCTTCACCTGAGGACAACGCCGAAACACTTCCCTTGCGGTCAAACTCTTGATCATTTTGACCAATTTGGTCACGCTGTATGTCGGCACCGATTGGACTAAAAAGTGCACATGGTCTTTGTCTACACCGATTTCTATAAATTTAATCTCGTAGCGTTTCTCAATCTCCAGGCAAACTTCTCGCAAAACTTCATCGACCTGTTCATCAAACACAGCCCGCCGATACTTTGCTGGAAACACAAGGTGGTATAGCAAAACCGTAACGTTATGACTTTTGTGGATGTACTCGCTCATCCCTGCATTTTACGCTGCAGAGCAGCGGGGAATTGACCCATAGAGATTAAAATAAACATGATTACCATTGAGATAAAACTTTTAGCAATTTCTCTTGTTTTTGCGTATTCCAGAACAAACAACAAGATAGGAATTAACAATGCAATTGGTTTCACATAACTTGCACCAGCAAGAACAATCCCAATAACGCCAGATCTAAACCAGAGAGCAAGAGATTCATTTGTCCATATCGCTAGAGAAAGCACGATTAATGCAGTGAAAAGCTGTTCACTTGCTAACACAGTAGTAAATTGAATTTGACTTGGCCATAGCGCCAGTAAAATTCCTGTAATTACAGCAACTCGTTGATCAAAAAAGTGCTTTGCTAAATGCATGGATAACCAAATTGTTAGCAAACCCAGAAAAATATTTAAGATGGCAATTTGAAAATAATTATGACCAAAAAATCGGAAAAACAATGAATAAACAAATGATGTGCCAACTGGCCAATAGGCAGATGGAGAGTGCGCTGTCCAGCCGTATCCTGCACCATTGGCTAGATTTTGAGCAAATACATCATAGGCATGGCTGTCAGAAATCGGTACAACAGGAACCGCACTACTAGATATAGGGTTTGCACTTCTGCCAAAGTTGGGGCGATCTACATAAAGTTCTGGTGAACTCCCAACAGATAGCTCCGCATTAATACGGGGAGTATGCAAGAATCTTTTTAGAAAAAATAATTGATTGGTGAGCAAGGTGTTGCAAACCGATAGCGGTATCTTTAACGCAGGCACACTGGATACCAGCTTTGGCAATAATGGAACCGTCGTCACTCCCTCTGCTGGGTTTGCCCACAGTATCACCCTACAGGATGACGGCAAACTGCTGGTGGCTGGAACAACCCTAGGCGGCAGCAGCTTTGCTCTGGGTCGCTACACCAACGATGGTAGGCTAGACTCCAGCTTTGGCGCAGGCGGTATTGTCACTACGAACTTCTACACTCCCCCACCCTTCCTTAGCGGCTTTGATACTGAGATCGGCTTCAGCGTTCTGACTCAGGCAGATGAACTGATGCAAATCAGGCTCCGACCAACTTAAGTTTGAGCAACACCAACATTGCAGAGAATTTGGCAAGCGGGGCGATCGTCGGCACATTCACCACCAGTCGTTCAACTTTGAGGCAAAATCCGCCTACAGTATTCGAGTTCGCACCGATGATGGCAAAGGTGGTGTTTTGGAGCAAGTCTTCACAATTCGAGTGCAGGATGTGAATGATGCTCCTAGTGCTGCCACACCACTCACTAATCGCACGGCAACCGTGGGCAGGTCATTCCGCTATGTGGTTCCAGCCAACACCTTCTTTGATGAGGATGCTGCTGCTAATGATGAAGCAGATTGGCTGACTTTTAGTGCAACGCTAAGTAATGGGAACCCCTTGCCCAGTTGGCTCAGGTTTAACCCAAACACGAGAACCTTTAGCGGAACCCCCACTAGTGTAAATGTTGGTACTTTAAATATCGTCGTGAGAGCCAGCGATCGCGCTGGTGCTTCCGCAAGTTCCAGTTTCTTGCTCACTGTCCGGTAAGTTGATTGCGAACAAGGGGACGTTGCATCGGGTTTTACAATGTTACGTCCCTTTGCCTACGTTAAACAAATACCACAACTCCTAGACTTTCTTGTGCTAAGCGATTGACAGAGCAGAGGGCATAGGTTCCTGACTGGAGGGCAAGAGAACTGACGGTTGCGGGAAGAATGCGCTGCAAAATCCATTGGTTACCAGTTTGCCGATACAATGTCCAGGATCGAACCTCTGGTGAAGCAGCATTCCAGTTGAGAGTTCCGTTGCCGCCTCGAACACCTGCAGGCAGTTTAGGCGGGAGAGCCGTCAGCCAGGGAATAACTGGTGCTAAAGCGGGAGTGCGATAGGTAACGGTGCGGAAGCGATCGCTCACCCCTTGCCGATTCTCCAAAAGCGTATTCATGCTGAAAAAGATGTTTCCTAGTACTTCTGGAGAGGTGACCTGGCGAGTAATTTCAATTTGACGCTCAATTTCTGAGAGTTCCCAAGCTCTGCCATCCAGTTGAGCAATATTATTCCCGATGTAAAGGTGGCGCTGTTTGGGATTATTACTTGCCCACCAATTCAGCAGCACTGGGTAACTTTGAGCAGGTGAATCGATGCGCCAATAGAGTTGGGGAGCGAGATAATCCACCCAACCCTGTTGCAGCCATTTCAGCGCATCGGCATAGAGTTGGTCATAGGCATCCAAGCCGCGAATTTGGGGCGGTTGTCCGGGGCGATAAATACCAAAGGGACTGATGCCAAACTTGACATGGGGCTTGGCGGCACGGATGCCAGAAGCAAGTCGCTGAATCAGTTGATTCACATTGTCTCTGCGCCAATCGCTGAGAGACAGAGTGCCGCCACTGTTGCGATAAGCCTGGTAGGTTTTGCTGTCGGGAAAACTCTGTCCGGCAATGGGGTAGGGGTAAAAGTAGTCGTCCAGATGAATGCCATCCACATCATAACGCTGCACCACATCCATAATCACGTTATAAGTGCGGTCTTGCACCACCTTCACGCCTGGATCCATCCAGAGTTGAGTGCCCCATTCGTAAACCACGTCTGGATTGGTAACGGCAATGTGGGGACGCACATTCACCGTATTGCGAGAGGTGCGGGCACGATAGGGGTTAAACCAGGCATGAAGTTCAATGTTGCGTTTGTGGCACTCGGCGATCGCAAATGCCAATGGGTCATACAGTGGATTGGGCGCTTGTCCTTGCGTTCCCGTCAACCAGTTGCTCCACGGATCGAGGGAGGATTGGTACAACGCATCGCCTTCGGGACGTACCTGGAGAATCAGTGCATTGAAGTTGGTAGCTTGCAGTTGCTCCAGAATCCGGATGAATTCCGCCTGTTGCTGTTGGGAGGAAAGCCCGGTTCTGGAGGGCCAATCCTTATTCCAAACAGAGGTAATCCAGGCGGCACGAAATTCTCGTGGATGGCTGACTTGCACGATTTGCACAGGTGACCATTGCACAATGTAGGGAGAGGCGATCGCGGGCGCCTGATTCAACGCCACCAAACATTGATAAACGAAGGCTGAAACTTCAGCGCGGGTGGTGGGCTGGGTGGGGCGCAGGCGGCGCAGGGCAGGATAATTCACAACGATTTGGTTTGCCGTAGCTGTGGCGATCGCGCTGCTTGCCCAAGTTGGAATTTGGGCTGCATCTTCGTACATATCTGGCAGGGGAACAGTTTCTGTGGTTGTTAGCCCTAACCCACCGACCAGCGATACAAGAGTATGCGATCGCGGAATTGAGTCATTGGGGCGAAACTGCTGCCCTGGAAAACCGCTCAAAAACCCTGTCTCATACGCCCAACGAATGGCGCTAGCTGCCCAAAAGCTAGCTGGCACATCCACAAATGGCACATAGGGGCGAGTTCCAGTTCGGGGAAAGGCGGTTTGCAAGATCACGGCAAATTCTGCCCGCGTTACGCCTCGTTCTGGGCGAAAAGTGCCATCGGGAAACCCACGAATGATATTGCGTTGGGCTAATCCTTCGATGAATGAGCGGGCCCAGTGAGTTCGCACATCCAAAAAACGGGCAGAAGCAACCATAAGTTTGCAGATGAATTTTTCTCTTCCATTAAATATTTGCCCAGTGCAAATGGAGATGGGGTAATTTAAATTTTTCGTAAGTGCGATCACGATTGATTAATGAACCTCGCGATCGCTTCTCACTAATCGTCAGCAAGTTAGCCTTGCCGCAATTTTTCCAGAACAGAGCGATCTTCCAATGTTGAGGTATCACCTGAGACGTCTTCGCCGGATGCGAGGGAGCGCAGTAAGCGGCGCATGATTTTGCCGGAGCGGGTTTTGGGCAGGGCATCGGCAAAGCGGATTTCCCCAGGACGAGCGATCGCGCCAATTTCATCCGCCACATGTTTCTTCAATTCATTTTTCAACTCGTCGCTAGCAGAAACATTCCCTTCCAGTGTCACAAACGCCACAATATCCTGCCCCTTCAGTTCATCGGGTTTACCTACCACAGCAGCTTCTGCTACGGCGGGATGGGAGACGAGTGCCGATTCAATTTCCATCGTGCCGAGGCGGTGTCCAGCCACGTTGATTACATCATCTACCCGGCCCATCACCCAGAAGTAACCATCCTCATCCTGACGAGCACCATCGCCTGCAAAATAGAGGTATTGCCCGTCTCTGGGAGGGATGTGCTCCCAGTAGGTACGGCGGAAGCGGTCTGGATCACCATACACGGTCCGCATCATACCGGGCCACGGGTGGGTCACTGCCAAGTAACCACCTTCATTCGTAGCAGCAGGATTGCCATCCAGATCCACAATCTCTGCCAGGATACCAGGGAAAGGCAGGGTTGCTGAACCAGGTTTTGTAGGAATTGCCCCTGGAAGTGCCGTGATCATAATGCCGCCCGTCTCAGTTTGCCACCAGGTATCGACAATTGGGCAGCGTTCTCTACCAATTACGCGGTAGTACCACATCCAAGCTTCAGGATTAATCGGTTCGCCCACCGTTCCCAACAGCCGTAATGAGGAAAGATTACGAGCATTGGGCAAATGTTCACCCATCTTGATGAAAGCTCGAATAGCAGTGGGAGCGGTGTAAAAAATATTGACCCCGTATTTTTCAATCACATCCCAGAAGCAACCAGGATTGGAAGGGCGGGGTGCCCCTTCGTACATTAGCGTCGTTGCGCCATTTGATAAAGGACCATAGACGATGTAGCTATGTCCGGTAATCCAGCCCACATCAGCAGTGCACCAATACACATCGGTATCTCGCAGATCAAAAATCCATTTGGTCGTCATGTGGGTATAGAGATTGTACCCGCCTGTGGTGTGCACCACGCCTTTCGGTTTTCCAGTACTGCCAGAGGTGTAGAGGATGAATAGCATGTCTTCGCTATCCATTGGTTCGGCGGGGCAATCAGCAGATGCGCCTTGCTGCAAATCGTGCCACCAATGATCTCGTCCTGGTTCCATGTGCACAGTTTGTTTCGTGCGTTGGACAACCAGCACATTTTCGACACTGGGTGCGCCATTGGTTGCCAAGGCTTTGTCTACCTGGTCTTTCAAGGGCACGATCGCATCTTTGCGCCAGCCCCCATCTGCTGTAACCACCAGTTTGGCTTCGGCATCCACCAGGCGATCGCGCAGGGCTTCTGCACTGAATCCACCAAAGACAACCGAATGGGGGGCACCAATCCGGGCACAGGCAAGCATCGCGATCGCCGCTTCTGGAATCATGGGCATATAAATCCCTACGCGATCGCCCTTTTTCACGCCTAATTGCTTCAACACATTAGCAAACTGGCACACTTCCCGGTGTAGTTGGGCATAGGTGAGGGTGCGCGAATCCCCCGGTTCGCCTTCCCAAATTAGGGCAGCCTTGTTGCGTCGCCAGGTATGAAGATGGCGATCCAGACAGTTGTAGGAAATATTGATTTTGCCGTTGACAAACCATTTCACAAACGGCGGTTGCCAATCCATCACCGTGTCCCATTTCTGAAACCAGTGCAGTTCTTGCTCAGCTAACTCTGCCCAAAATGCCTGGGGATCTGCCTTAGCTTTGTCATAAAGCTGTCTATACTCGTCCAGGCTTTTGATGTGAGCTTGTTGCGAAAACTCAGCAGGCGGCTTAAATAGCCGATTTTCGTGGAGAACCGATTCAATCGTAGGCTGAGACATGGGCTTATTAAACGAGATTAAGATTGGCAATTCTTGATTTTAGAGTGCTGTTCTATGAATTGAGCATTGTTTGATGGAGTTTTTAGATTTTGACTGCGATCGCAAGCGTTCAAGAGTCTGTTGCATTTATACTGCATGGCAGTAGAAAAGTCACGGTATCCAGTCCTGAATAAATCAGCATTCCCAGACCAATGAAGCAATAGAGGGATGAGTGATGGCAAAACAAGCCCTCCTCTACTGTCAATAACTCAGTCTGATACCCACTAGGAGTCTTGTTTCTGCATCTCCATGACTTTCCATTTCTTATAGAGCGAGTTCTAACTGGATTTTTTGTACTTCTCAGTTTTGGTCTTCAAAAGCCGGATGCGCTACAAGTCTCCTGTATTTTGATGGGGATTTACTCTAACCAGTTAGACGAGCAAAAACCAACTCTTCCTATATCCCTGGTTACTTCCTTAGCGTTAGTTGCTTTCGTTCCCAAAATACTTGCAGTTCTTGGTCTAGGTCAATATCAGGTTACCAATCCCTCCCTCTTCCAATATGCCGTTGCGTATTAGTTGGAATGTTTTGGTCACCTATTTTGGAATACGGCAGAAAGTTAATCAACAGATGATGTTCATTTTCAACTGGTTTCCTGGTTCAGAATAGTTTTTGCTCAAAAGGTCGTCATTATGTTCTTCACTGAATTATTTACGAATCCAGTCTTCTTTTTCCGCTATGTCGCGATCGTCATTATTTCCATTACTGTGCACGAGCTGGCGCATGGTTGGGTAGCCGTTGCACAAGGAGACGATACTCCACAAAAAACAGGGCATCTCACGCCAAATCCTCTAGTTCACATAGGTGTGGGATCAATTATCTTCCTCTGTGTGGCTGGAATTGCCGCTGGGCAAATGCCTGTGAATCCTGCTAAGTTCCGATCTCCTCGCCTCAGCAGTATTCTGGTTTCCGCTGCTGGTCCATGCTCAAACCTGGCATTGGGGCTTCTTTGCATTGTCATCCTTAATCTAATTACAAAGACCTCTTCTGCTCACGTCTGGAGTGTTGACCTCTTTCTCCTGGCAACCCAAATCAATCTCGTGCTGT is a window of Leptolyngbyaceae cyanobacterium JSC-12 DNA encoding:
- a CDS encoding TDP-4-keto-6-deoxy-D-glucose transaminase (IMG reference gene:2510094801~PFAM: DegT/DnrJ/EryC1/StrS aminotransferase family~TIGRFAM: TDP-4-keto-6-deoxy-D-glucose transaminase), whose amino-acid sequence is MKKLSVPFSRLHTTGNELIYLQQAIENGQTAGDGLFTKRCQSWLEEHFGSQKVLLTNSCTAALEMAAILADIQPGDEVIMPSYTFVSTANAVVLRGGIPVFVDVRPDTLNLDESQVEAAITSKTKAISPVHYAGVGCEMDEILAIANRHGLTVIEDAAQGSFAQYQGKPLGTFGHLAAFSFHATKNIVSGEGGALVINDPKMVERAEIIWEKGTNRSQFFRGEVDKYTWIDVGSSFLPSELTAAFLYAQLECGEEITQRRLAFWNRYHWAFAKLEFEGLANRPKIPLHCQHNAHIYHLMLDSLETRTRVLSYLKERGVQATFHYAPLHSSPAGQKFGRFVGDMAVTNDIADRILRLPMSANMTLEEVDQIITLVFEALGTHWSVRNMFYQPYHQQKVVQPDRDLTRV
- a CDS encoding UDP-N-acetylmuramoyl-tripeptide--D-alanyl-D-alanine ligase (IMG reference gene:2510094802~PFAM: Mur ligase family, glutamate ligase domain; Mur ligase family, catalytic domain; Mur ligase middle domain~TIGRFAM: UDP-N-acetylmuramoyl-tripeptide--D-alanyl-D-alanine ligase); the encoded protein is MAARPFNDVTMTCQATLAQLTSLLDATPVNVLDSVLPTLATAINTDTRSLQPGEVFLALRGETFDGHSFVETAFEKGAIAAIVDSPAPIPYPFLQVPDTLKAYQAIAHWWRTQFTNPVIAVTGSVGKTTTKELIAAVLSVPRSSDFTPQVLKTQANFNNEIGVPKTLLELGSNHDYAIVEMGMRARGEIALLSQITQPDIAVITNVGTAHIGRLGSEAAIAQAKCELLAEMPTSSIAVLNHDNPLLLHTAQSIWQGKTITFGLEGGDIQGQLVSPEILRVDGIDLPLPLAGRHNALNYLAALAVAKVLGLDWAPLTAGLSVELPGGRAKRLELPNDVVILDETYNAGLESMLASLHLLAQTSGRRRIAVLGTMKELGEQSPKFHYQVGAFVQQLQLDHLLILAEEPEASAMQDGAGNVPAEKFTNHVAVVERLQELVQPGDRLLFKASRAVALDRVVAQFRQDYESCSSSKPV
- a CDS encoding glutamate-5-semialdehyde dehydrogenase (IMG reference gene:2510094803~PFAM: Aldehyde dehydrogenase family~TIGRFAM: gamma-glutamyl phosphate reductase); translation: MVSPSTVAPNSTASLVKMAQRTRASARLLGTTPTEQKNQALEAIAQSLETSALDILAANQADCEAAKAEGIPNSLYARLKLDDTKLQSAIAGVRDVAKLPDPVGTVQLHRELDTGLELKRVTCPLGILGVIFEARPDAVVQISSLAVKSGNGVILKGGKEAIRSCEALVKAIHHGLEQVGIDPAVVQLLTTREETLELLKLDQYVDLIIPRGSNSFVRFVQDNTRIPVLGHADGICHVYVDKAANIQQAIAITVDSKIQYPAACNAVETLLVHQAIATDFLLEAVTILQGKNVELRGDARTLDILNIKPATEADWSTEYGDLILAIKIVDSLDDAISHINTYGSRHTEAIVTNNAETAKIFMSQVDAAGVYHNCSTRFADGFRYGFGAEVGISTQKMPPRGPVGLEGLVTYKYQLEGNGHIVATYAGSNAKPFTHRDLA
- a CDS encoding transposase (IMG reference gene:2510094804~PFAM: Transposase IS200 like); this encodes MSEYIHKSHNVTVLLYHLVFPAKYRRAVFDEQVDEVLREVCLEIEKRYEIKFIEIGVDKDHVHFLVQSVPTYSVTKLVKMIKSLTAREVFRRCPQVKQKLWGGEFWSDGYFASTVGKHGDEGMIANYVKNQGNEYLKLHRDEQLTLF
- a CDS encoding hypothetical protein (IMG reference gene:2510094805), with product MHTPRINAELSVGSSPELYVDRPNFGRSANPISSSAVPVVPISDSHAYDVFAQNLANGAGYGWTAHSPSAYWPVGTSFVYSLFFRFFGHNYFQIAILNIFLGLLTIWLSMHLAKHFFDQRVAVITGILLALWPSQIQFTTVLASEQLFTALIVLSLAIWTNESLALWFRSGVIGIVLAGASYVKPIALLIPILLFVLEYAKTREIAKSFISMVIMFILISMGQFPAALQRKMQG
- a CDS encoding hypothetical protein (IMG reference gene:2510094806): MLQTDSGIFNAGTLDTSFGNNGTVVTPSAGFAHSITLQDDGKLLVAGTTLGGSSFALGRYTNDGRLDSSFGAGGIVTTNFYTPPPFLSGFDTEIGFSVLTQADELMQIRLRPT
- a CDS encoding putative Ig domain-containing protein (IMG reference gene:2510094807~PFAM: Putative Ig domain) — encoded protein: MEQVFTIRVQDVNDAPSAATPLTNRTATVGRSFRYVVPANTFFDEDAAANDEADWLTFSATLSNGNPLPSWLRFNPNTRTFSGTPTSVNVGTLNIVVRASDRAGASASSSFLLTVR
- a CDS encoding hypothetical protein (IMG reference gene:2510094808~PFAM: Uncharacterised BCR, COG1649; S-layer homology domain): MVASARFLDVRTHWARSFIEGLAQRNIIRGFPDGTFRPERGVTRAEFAVILQTAFPRTGTRPYVPFVDVPASFWAASAIRWAYETGFLSGFPGQQFRPNDSIPRSHTLVSLVGGLGLTTTETVPLPDMYEDAAQIPTWASSAIATATANQIVVNYPALRRLRPTQPTTRAEVSAFVYQCLVALNQAPAIASPYIVQWSPVQIVQVSHPREFRAAWITSVWNKDWPSRTGLSSQQQQAEFIRILEQLQATNFNALILQVRPEGDALYQSSLDPWSNWLTGTQGQAPNPLYDPLAFAIAECHKRNIELHAWFNPYRARTSRNTVNVRPHIAVTNPDVVYEWGTQLWMDPGVKVVQDRTYNVIMDVVQRYDVDGIHLDDYFYPYPIAGQSFPDSKTYQAYRNSGGTLSLSDWRRDNVNQLIQRLASGIRAAKPHVKFGISPFGIYRPGQPPQIRGLDAYDQLYADALKWLQQGWVDYLAPQLYWRIDSPAQSYPVLLNWWASNNPKQRHLYIGNNIAQLDGRAWELSEIERQIEITRQVTSPEVLGNIFFSMNTLLENRQGVSDRFRTVTYRTPALAPVIPWLTALPPKLPAGVRGGNGTLNWNAASPEVRSWTLYRQTGNQWILQRILPATVSSLALQSGTYALCSVNRLAQESLGVVVFV